The following are from one region of the Salvia splendens isolate huo1 chromosome 2, SspV2, whole genome shotgun sequence genome:
- the LOC121762404 gene encoding receptor-like protein 33, translating into MTAADGKDLNLAFNLFKRAQIPKGLQNLTNLSYLNLSNAACLLLICPVSTLFGGALILENPNLRRLVQNLPSLRELYLDNVNISAQKSDWCQALSSSLPNLTTLSLRCCGLSGPLDASLAGLHSLSVLRLDGNNLQTTVPEFMAKFSSLTALNLGNCFLQGIFPDAVFQVPTLRILDLSNNKNLSGTIPKLPLNSSLRTVVLSHTNMSGELSDSIGNLRMLSRIDLFSCNFTGLIPTTISNLTELVYMDFSFNTFLGTTPPFRMSSKLTYLDLSRNSLTGSLSPNHFEGLSSLVYINLGSNSLNGSIPPSLFSLPSLQGLILSNNTFNGKIEEFPIPNPSNLDTVDLSWNRLKGSIPESFFKLEGLSVLSLSSNLFNGTFNLEKIQRFPNLTRLELGYNNLSVDTSSSNSSSSQYPQLSRLNLASCNLYNFPDFRNQSKLIFLDLSTNSIKGEVPSWIWTLGNGSLAHLNLSSNFLIDLQKPVKIPPFLRVIDLHSNSLRGEFPVPPASAIYVDYSSNNFQQANPVSIGDFVSFTLFFSLAKNILSGTIPEYLCNATYLQVLDLSDNNLNGSIPNCLVKIYTLGVLNLRGNQISGEIPDLFSSVCALKTLDLSQNNLGGKLPLSMANCASLEVLNVGSNKIDDTFPCNLKHSSSLHVLVLRSNKFYGNISCFEVKGSWPNLQIIDIAYNNFSGAINPGCIASWKGMMLENGTELRGDHIRFDFLSNYYYQDAVTVTVKGLELELVKILTIFTSIDFSSNNFIGDIPHTVGDLSSLHLLNLSHNSFSSEIPSSIGNLKQLESLDLSANQLSGRIPQDLSSLNFLSFLNLSYNNLCGMIPTGRQFQTFEAEIYDGNSGLCGFPLNTICVPESPEATSPASFKEREYDWQLIMTGLGYGVGLILVFVPVALCKKWREYYSKQLDVFLSLIFPTLGFTKSSAGTRGQRQDVEL; encoded by the exons ATGACTGCTGCAGATGGGAAGGA CCTAAATCTGGCTTTCAACTTGTTCAAGCGTGCGCAGATTCCAAAGGGGCTTCAAAATCTGACCAATTTGTCATACCTTAATTTGTCAAATGCTG CCTGCTTGCTCTTGATCTGTCCAGTGTCCACCTTGTTTGGAGGAGCTCTAATACTTGAGAATCCAAATCTGCGGAGGCTTGTTCAGAATCTTCCAAGCCTGAGAGAACTTTATCTTGACAATGTCAACATTTCTGCTCAGAAAAGTGACTGGTGCCAAGCATTGTCTTCTTCTCTACCCAACTTAACGACGCTGAGCTTGCGCTGCTGTGGTCTATCAGGCCCTCTTGATGCTTCTCTCGCAGGGCTTCATTCTCTGTCGGTTCTACGTCTTGATGGTAACAATCTGCAGACAACGGTGCCGGAGTTCATGGCAAAATTTTCAAGTTTGACAGCCTTGAATCTGGGAAATTGCTTTCTGCAAGGTATCTTTCCAGACGCCGTCTTTCAGGTACCCACTCTACGGATTCTTGATTTGTCCAACAATAAGAATCTCAGTGGAACCATTCCAAAGCTTCCACTGAACAGTTCTTTAAGGACTGTGGTGCTTAGCCACACTAATATGTCAGGTGAGTTGTCAGACTCCATTGGCAATCTAAGAATGTTGTCAAGGATAGACCTTTTTAGTTGCAACTTTACCGGATTGATTCCGACCACCATCTCTAATCTAACAGAGCTAGTATACATGGATTTCTCTTTCAACACTTTCCTTGGTACAACACCTCCTTTTAGGATGTCCAGTAAATTGACTTACCTGGACCTTAGTCGCAATTCTCTAACCGGTTCACTTTCTCCCAACCATTTTGAAGGCCTCTCAAGTCTTGTATACATCAACTTAGGTTCTAATTCATTGAATGGGAGCATCCCTCCTTCCTTGTTTAGTCTCCCTTCACTTCAGGGACTTATTCTCTCCAACAACACATTTAATGGCAAGATTGAGGAATTTCCCATTCCGAATCCCTCTAATCTGGATACAGTAGATTTAAGTTGGAACCGGCTTAAAGGTTCTATTCCAGAGTCTTTCTTCAAACTTGAGGGGTTGAGTGTACTATCACTTTCTTCAAACCTCTTCAATGGCACCTTTAATCTGGAAAAGATTCAAAGGTTTCCAAACCTCACAAGACTGGAGCTTGGATACAACAACTTGTCTGTTGATACAAGCAGCAGCAATTCAAGTTCATCCCAGTATCCCCAGCTAAGCCGGTTAAATCTAGCTTCTTGCAACTTGTACAACTTCCCTGATTTCAGAAATCAATCTAAGCTGATATTTCTGGACCTCTCAACGAATAGTATCAAGGGAGAAGTACCTAGTTGGATTTGGACCCTTGGAAATGGATCTCTCGCTCATTTGAATCTTTCAAGTAATTTCCTGATAGATCTCCAAAAGCCTGTCAAAATCCCTCCTTTTCTTAGAGTAATAGACTTGCACTCAAACAGCCTCAGAGGTGAATTCCCAGTGCCGCCAGCATCAGCTATCTATGTAGACTACTCGAGCAATAACTTTCAGCAGGCCAATCCAGTTAGCATAGGTGACTTTGTTTCATtcacacttttcttttctctAGCAAAAAATATCCTTAGTGGAACAATTCCTGAATATCTTTGCAATGCAACTTACCTTCAAGTTCTTGATTTGTCTGATAACAACTTGAATGGTAGTATACCAAATTGCCTAGTAAAGATTTATACTCTCGGAGTGCTGAATCTGAGGGGAAATCAAATCAGTGGTGAGATACCAGATTTGTTTTCTTCCGTCTGTGCTTTAAAAACGTTAGAcctcagtcaaaacaatcttgGAGGAAAACTCCCACTCTCCATGGCTAACTGTGCATCTTTAGAAGTCTTGAATGTTGGAAGCAACAAGATTGACGATACATTCCCATGCAATCTGAAACATTCTTCCAGCTTGCACGTTCTTGTTCTGCGTAGCAACAAATTTTATGGCAACATCAGTTGTTTTGAGGTCAAGGGGAGCTGGCCAAATCTTCAAATCATTGATATAGCTTACAATAACTTCAGTGGTGCAATAAATCCGGGGTGTATTGCAAGTTGGAAAGGAATGATGCTAGAGAATGGCACAGAGTTGAGGGGAGATCACATACGCTTTGATTTTCTGAGTAACTATTACTACCAGGATGCAGTAACAGTTACTGTCAAAGGCCTAGAGCTGGAGCTTGTCAAGATTTTGACAATCTTTACATCTATTGACTTTTCCAGCAATAATTTCATTGGAGACATTCCCCATACAGTTGGAGATCTCAGCTCACTTCATCTGCTCAACTTATCACACAATTCATTCTCAAGTGAAATTCCAAGCTCCATTGGAAATCTGAAACAGCTTGAATCACTGGACCTTTCTGCCAACCAGCTCTCAGGAAGAATACCACAAGACCTTTCAAGTCTGaacttcctctctttcttgaaTCTGTCCTACAACAACTTGTGCGGAATGATCCCAACAGGTAGACAATTTCAAACTTTTGAGGCGGAAATCTACGATGGGAATTCAGGACTCTGCGGATTTCCTTTGAATACGATCTGCGTCCCAGAGTCACCGGAGGCAACTTCACCTGCAAGCttcaaagagagagaatacgaTTGGCAATTGATAATGACCGGTTTGGGTTATGGAGTTGGATTGATATTAGTATTTGTTCCAGTTGCACTGTGCAAGAAATGGAGGGAATACTACAGCAAGCAACTCGATGTATTCCTATCACTCATATTTCCCACACTCGGATTCACTAAGTCAAG TGCTGGAACACGAGGACAGAGACAGGACGTTGAATTATAA